From the Exiguobacterium marinum DSM 16307 genome, the window CTGCTCGACGAGTTGATCGCGCATCGTACCTTCAGCTTCTTGTTTCTTGCCAGCTTCTAAACGCTCACGGATGCTTGCTTTCAACTCGTCGAGTGTAGAAACAGACTCGTCGATGTCTTTTGCAAACTCGTCGTCGAGTTCAGGAACTTGTTTTGCTTTTACTTCATGAAGTTTGACTTTGAATGTCGCTGGTTTACCCGCTAAGTTTTCAGCGTGGTACTCTTCAGGGAATGTTACTTCAACGTCTTTTTCTTCACCAGCAGTCAAGCCGATCATTTGCTCTTCGAATCCTGGGATGAATTGACCAGAACCGATTTCGAGTGTGTAGTTCTCAGCTGTGCCGCCTTCGAACTGCTCACCATCAGCGAAACCTGCGAAATCAAAGACAGCTGTATCGCCGTTTTCGATTGCACCTTCTTTAACAGCGAGTTCTGCGCCTTGCTGTTGAAGTGCTTCAAGTTCTGCTGTCACTTCGTCTTCTGTTACTTCTGTAGCAACAGCTTCGTACTCAAGACCTTTGTATTCGCCAAGCTCAGCTTCTGGCTCAACCACGAATGTCACTTTGAACGCGACTGGTTTGCCTTTCTCGAGCGTGCCGTCTACATCGATGTTTTCGAGCGCGATTGGTTCGAAACCAGCTTCTTCAACCGCACCTTGGATTGTATCGCGGTAGAGAATGTCGAGTGCATCTTGATAGAGTGCTTCTTCTCCATACATTTTGTTGAACATTGGGCGTGGCAATTTACCTTTACGGAAGCCAGGCACGTTCAAGTCTTTGACGACTGTTTTAAATGCGGCGTCAACTGCTTTATCAAAAGCTTCTGCAGGAGCTTCGTACGTGAGTACGCCTTGGCTACCTGATGTTTTTTCCCATTTTGCTGTCATGCTAAGTCCCTCCAACAATTCGTTTATACCGTACAAAAATGTACAACAATCCGTATTATAGCATAAATCCTCTATGTGCACACAAGGATTTAGTCTAATAACGCCTGTGTGAAGCGCAGATCCGCCTCTAAAATCGCAGCTGCCAAACCATCGACCGCCTTGTCATGCAAAATCGCTTGTTTCGCTTGTGCGAGTGACTCTTCGATATCCTCTGTTGGAACCGGCACATACGGATAATGCGTGTACATGTAATTCATCAACAACTGGGTTCCGATCTCATCACCTTCCACTGATTTTTGAAGTGACAATACAGTCTTCTCCCACTTCTCAATGTGCGCCGTCGCCTCTACTTGCGACATCTCGTTCATCGATTCTCCATCCGTCCATTTGATGTTCGCAAGCTCGGTAAACGCTTTTTCTAATACAATCAGTTTGATGAGCTTTGGTCGCTCCGACTCGAGCAATTCGTGAAGCACATTGTCGAGCACCGAATCGATATTAAAATGGACATGTTGTAACGCTTCAATTTGCTCCCCTGTACTCCCTCGCGTCAACGTCCGTTTCAACTTGGCAATCGCCGCCGGAAACTCAGTCATCTTTAAAACTTGAAGTACCTGATGCGCCTGTGTGTTGACCGTATCTTTATCTTTTTGCCATTCAAGATACTGGTTAATCCAGTGCGCCGCTTCAAACGGTTGGTCACGCATAATGTAATACTGCGCAATCTGAAGCCCACCAGAGGCCGGTTCCTCTGCTTCCGTCATCTGAATCGCGACAAGTTCCTGTAGTTTTTCGAGTGTTTCCGGATCATCCGGTCGTTCCATCGCACATTGGAAGATTTCCATGAAAATAAATGGGTCACCCGGAATCACCTGATACCAATCCCATAAAATCGGTTCGATCCGCTGTCGTTCCCCAGAAGCATCCGCCTCTTGAATCATCTTATGCAGACGCGACCAATTCCCAGGGAACGGATAGTCTTGGTCCTTTTCCTTCTCCATCTTCCCTCACCCTCTCTTCCATACTCTTTCATCTTCCTTTAGGACGCAATTCCTTGTCAATCGATTTCCCGGAAAATGAAAAAAGAGATGATCTCCGTAGAGACCATCTCTATTTTAAATGGAAGCGTCCCAAGAGGGATTCGAACCCCCGACCGACGGCTTAGCTTACCACCATGACTTTCGTCACCAACATTGCGTTGTTTGTAGTCTGGACTATATCTTCACCATTTCAGGTGCGACACGTGTAGTCTCTACGGAACCTCACGAGCATGATGCCCCTCCATTGATTCTACCTCTACGTTCGTAGCCATTCGAATCAACTCGACCCGATTATACGGGAATGAGTTTCCTCGGTATTACCATCAGCATCATCTGTTAAGGCTTCACCGATATAGTGTCGTCCACTTTATAGGTTTCTGTTTCCCTATAAAGGCTCCTATTTGTCTTGAAGGCCGTTGCTCTATCCTGCTGAGCTATTGGGACATTGACATGAAAACTATAATAGAAAAATGGTTTCCTGTCAATCGATTTCCTATATGAAACTCATAGTTTTCCTACGATGTCCAAATCTTCGACGTGCGAACCGTCCTCCGAGCGATAGAAACGCACTGCAGCTTCCCCTTTTTCTAGGTCAAGTAACGCATACGTTTTGTCCGTTCGTCCCCGCGGCATTCGTATCGAACCCGGGTTGATGTAGACGACACCATCCTCGATCAAAGCACCCGCCACATGCGAGTGACCGAACAAGACGACGTTCGCGCCGACTTCTTCAGCCCGATATCGCAAACGATTCAAATCGAATTTGACGTCGTGATGGTGCCCATGGACGATCAGAATCGTACCTGCATCTGTCGTCTCGATTCGCTCGAGTGGAAGGTCTCCCCCAAAATCACAATTCCCACGGACTGTCCGATACGGTAACAAATGTTCATCGACCAAAGCGAGTTGTGAGTCCCCACAATGAAACGCATCATCGATTTCTGCTTCATGTCGTTCAAAAATCGTTGTCAGTTCTTCGGTCAGACCATGACTATCACTCACTATTAGAAAACGCATAAGCTTCATCCTTTCATGAATGGTGTGATTTCTGCCTCCAACTTCCGTAGCGCTTGTCCACGATGGCTGACGACCGCCTTCTCTTCGCGTTCAAGTTCTGCCGCTGTCTTATGGAGCGATGGGACGATAAAGAGCGGGTCGTATCCGAAACCATTCTCGCCTCGTGGCGAGTAGCCGATTGTCCCTTCAATCGTTCCGCGAACGGTCAACGTTTCTCCAGTCGGTTTCGCCAGACAGAGCGCACAAACAAAACGGGCCGTACGATTCGTTTCCCCGTTCAATTTTTCAAGAAGAAGGGCATTGTTCGCCTCATCCGACTTTTCTGGGCCGGCGAAGCGGGCCGAGTACACACCTGGCGCCCCGTCGAGCGCATCGACTTCAAGACCTGAGTCGTCCGCGAGTACGGCGTGTCCGAAATAAGTAGCCGCCTCTGTCGCTTTTAATGCAGCATTTTCTTCGAATGTCGTACCAGTCTCATCAGTTTCCGGTGCATTCGGATAGTCGAGTAGTGACTCGACCTCGAACCCGAGCGGGGTCAACATCCCTTCGAGTTCCTTCACTTTTCCAGGATTGTGTGTCGCAATAATCAACTTCATAAAGTCTCCTCCGAACGTTCTCCGACGTACCACCACGAAGCACCGAGTGCTTCTTCAGCCGCCTTGAATAATGATTCGATTCCTCGCTCGGCGAGACCGAGCATCTCGTTCATCTCTTGAAGCGTAAACGTCGCCTCTTCTCCAGTACCCTGTACTTCGACGAAACGACCACTCGCCGTCATGACGACGTTCATATCAACTTCTGCCGCGGCGTCTTCCAAATAATTTAAATCGAGCACGAGTTCGTCTGTCCGCCCGACAGAGATCGCGGCTACACCTTCTTTAATTGGTGTGTCCTCGAGTTTCCCTTGACGTATCAACCGATCGACAGCCAAGACGAGCGCACAGAAGCCACCAGTGATGGATGCCGTACGTGTACCGCCATCCGCTTGAATGACATCGCAGTCAATCCAGATTGTTCGTTCTCCAAGCCGTTCTAAATCAACGACCGACCGAAGTGAACGAGCAATCAAACGTTGAATCTCCATCGTTCGTCCCGACTGTTTCCCGCGTACCGATTCCCGGACTGTCCGGTCCCCGGTTGCTCGTGGTAGCATCGCGTACTCGGCATTGATCCAGCCTTGTCGCTTCCCACGTAGGAAGTTTGGGACACGTTCTTCGACAGTCGCTGTACAAATCACTTTCGTATCGCCAATTGAAATAAGGACAGACCCTTCCGCATGTTTATTTACATGAGGCACGATTTCAACCGTGCGCAGTTCGTCATATCGTCTAGTGTCACGCAATGCCCGTCACCTCCACTTTCTCCGCATGGACCGGACGACCGAGCCATTCGCTCGCAAGTCGGTCAAACAGTTCAATGTCGCCGGTCGCATAAAAAGCATGCGTCGGGACTGTATCTAATCCATTCTCGAGTTCTTGATAATCAAGGATTGCCGCAACCTCAAGCGCAGTCTCGTCACCAGATGAGATGAGGTGGACGCTCGGTCCGACCACGTCTTGGATGACGGGAGCGAGAATCGGATAATGCGTGCAACCGAGGATGAGCGTGTCCATCTCGGATGTTTGGAGCGGACGTAGTGTCTCTTCCACTACTTGATAGACACGGTCCCCATACACTTCCCCTGCCTCTACGAGCGGAACAAACGGCGGACAGGCGAGCGAGTACACGTCTACCTCACCAGCGACGTGACGGAGCGCCTTCTCATACGAGCCGCTCTCGATTGTCATCTTCGTACCGATGACACCGATATGTTTGTTGCGCGTCCCTTTGACGGCCGCGCGGGCACCCGGGTCGATGACTCCAATGACCGGGATATCAAGACGTTTCCTCGCCTCTTTCAAAACGACGGCCGTCGCCGTGTTACAGGCGATGACAATCATTTTGACATCTCTCTTTAATAAAAACTCAATGAGTTCCCATGTGTATGCTTCAATCTCATCGTGCGGACGCGGCCCGTACGGACAGCGTTCCGTATCCCCGATATAGATGATTTCCTCTTTAGGGAGTTGACGCATCAATTCTTTGACTACTGTCAATCCGCCGACTCCTGAATCGAGGACTCCAATCGCTCGTTTCATTTGTATCACTTCCATTCTCACCTATCTTATCAAAAAACATCGGACGGAAAAAGAAACGTTCCCATGACAAAAAAAGACGAGGTCGCCAATGGCGCCTCGTCCCTTACCCAAATTACTGAGCAAGACCTTCGCTAGTGAGCATGTCAGAAAGCGTTTTGATCGCTTCTCCTGCATCTTCACCTTCAGCAGTGATCTTGATTGTAGAATCTTTTGCGATTCCGAGTGAAAGTACACCCATGATCGATTTCAAGTTAACTGTTTTGCCATTGTACTCGAGGTTGATGTCTGATTGGAACTTAGATGCTGTGTTAACAAGCTGAGTAGCTGGACGAGCGTGAATTCCTGAATCAGCAACGACTGTGAACGTTTTTTCCATGAGATGATGGTCTCCCTTCAAAATTCAATTCTACAGGCGAACCGGCAGAATATTTTTTGTTTGTGAACTCATTATCAAATGATAGCGGATTCGCAAAAATTCTGCAAGCGATTTTTATATTCCGGAGCCCATTCCATAGGACGACCTTCTTTCGACAAATGAACAAGGCTTGTCCGTCCTGCGAATAAAAGTCGGTCTCCGTCATACGCCCCGTAATGAATATCACATGAAGTATTTCCGACC encodes:
- a CDS encoding phosphocarrier protein HPr, which gives rise to MEKTFTVVADSGIHARPATQLVNTASKFQSDINLEYNGKTVNLKSIMGVLSLGIAKDSTIKITAEGEDAGEAIKTLSDMLTSEGLAQ
- a CDS encoding metallophosphoesterase family protein, whose translation is MRFLIVSDSHGLTEELTTIFERHEAEIDDAFHCGDSQLALVDEHLLPYRTVRGNCDFGGDLPLERIETTDAGTILIVHGHHHDVKFDLNRLRYRAEEVGANVVLFGHSHVAGALIEDGVVYINPGSIRMPRGRTDKTYALLDLEKGEAAVRFYRSEDGSHVEDLDIVGKL
- the tig gene encoding trigger factor; amino-acid sequence: MTAKWEKTSGSQGVLTYEAPAEAFDKAVDAAFKTVVKDLNVPGFRKGKLPRPMFNKMYGEEALYQDALDILYRDTIQGAVEEAGFEPIALENIDVDGTLEKGKPVAFKVTFVVEPEAELGEYKGLEYEAVATEVTEDEVTAELEALQQQGAELAVKEGAIENGDTAVFDFAGFADGEQFEGGTAENYTLEIGSGQFIPGFEEQMIGLTAGEEKDVEVTFPEEYHAENLAGKPATFKVKLHEVKAKQVPELDDEFAKDIDESVSTLDELKASIRERLEAGKKQEAEGTMRDQLVEQATANATIDVPQVLVDQEVDRMVQEFGSRVSSQGIDLNMYFELTGTSEEAMREEMKEQAEERVKARLVLKAIADKEEIEVSDEDAEKELEEMSKLYNIAPDQLRTMLAPQGGLETLKGDLKFRKAIDILVENGKAK
- a CDS encoding XTP/dITP diphosphatase, with the translated sequence MKLIIATHNPGKVKELEGMLTPLGFEVESLLDYPNAPETDETGTTFEENAALKATEAATYFGHAVLADDSGLEVDALDGAPGVYSARFAGPEKSDEANNALLLEKLNGETNRTARFVCALCLAKPTGETLTVRGTIEGTIGYSPRGENGFGYDPLFIVPSLHKTAAELEREEKAVVSHRGQALRKLEAEITPFMKG
- the rph gene encoding ribonuclease PH codes for the protein MRDTRRYDELRTVEIVPHVNKHAEGSVLISIGDTKVICTATVEERVPNFLRGKRQGWINAEYAMLPRATGDRTVRESVRGKQSGRTMEIQRLIARSLRSVVDLERLGERTIWIDCDVIQADGGTRTASITGGFCALVLAVDRLIRQGKLEDTPIKEGVAAISVGRTDELVLDLNYLEDAAAEVDMNVVMTASGRFVEVQGTGEEATFTLQEMNEMLGLAERGIESLFKAAEEALGASWWYVGERSEETL
- the racE gene encoding glutamate racemase; this translates as MKRAIGVLDSGVGGLTVVKELMRQLPKEEIIYIGDTERCPYGPRPHDEIEAYTWELIEFLLKRDVKMIVIACNTATAVVLKEARKRLDIPVIGVIDPGARAAVKGTRNKHIGVIGTKMTIESGSYEKALRHVAGEVDVYSLACPPFVPLVEAGEVYGDRVYQVVEETLRPLQTSEMDTLILGCTHYPILAPVIQDVVGPSVHLISSGDETALEVAAILDYQELENGLDTVPTHAFYATGDIELFDRLASEWLGRPVHAEKVEVTGIA